The genomic stretch TGAACGGAAATGCAATACAACTTCCCTTAATTCTGGTTAAAACCCCGACCTCAAACATGGGCATTTCTGTTCCGATGAACGATGTGAGAAACAACAATAGCCACGGAAACTATGTGGACATCGATACGATTGATCAGATTCTGATGCAGCAAAGTGAAGCGAACCAGTACCGATTgcaaaaacagcagcagcagcagcaaatgtttCTACAAGAAGAGCACGATCAAAAACAATTACAACAGCAGCACCTACAACGCCAAGCGTCACAGCAGCACCAAAAGGATCAACGTCAAGAGCAACAGCGCCAGGAACATTTGGAAATCCTCGAACTTCCGGAGCAGCAagatcaacagcagcaacttcAAAATCAAGATCAACAGCAGGACCATAACGCTTTAAACGGCCAACGATATGGTACCAATTTGAAAGGCAGCTGTCTTACAACCAACATCACGCCAACAATCATAGAAATGGTTTTGACAATTTCGGGCATTTGTTGCGAAATGGTAGCCCTATAGCAGCATCCGGTACGTCAGGAAACAGCTTGACTAACGAGCAAACCTTGTTTATACGTCACTATTCTACCCGGCAACCGCCTCAGCACTCGTCTTCATCGCAACAACCGCAAAGTCAGCACCAATCAGAAACAGCACAACAGGATCATTTGTACCCTATTTACGAAAACCAATCCCGATTGATTGGTCGCCCCGAATCGCCAATTTACAGTAACACAAACTCCGGCACGCTTTATCAGAACTATAGTAGTAACAATTCTTCGCACCAATCGTTATACTCGAATGTTTGTGTTACTGGCCAAGCTACGGGAGAGCCTGGAAGCAGTGACGGCCCTGGGCTCACACAATCACAAGCATTGCAAGCTTCCTCTCTTCAGGCCAAACGCAACCGCTTTACTCCAATATGATAGTAGGCAGTGGCAAACCTAATGGTGTTACGTATGGAGAAGTTATTTTACGCACCGCTCGCATCGGCCCGACTGGTGTTGCTGGCAGTTCGGTTGCAGCACAGCGTGGAATTACTCAGGGTCCCGCTGGCCAGCAACCTGAAGGAGACAGTAGCGAAGATGAATTAATGCTGCCACCTGGCTGGTCAGTGGATTACACGTTAAGAGGAAGAAAATATTATATTGATCATAACACCAAAACGACCCACTGGGCACATCCGCTTGATCGAAAGGCTCTACCGACAGGCTGGCAGCGGATAGAGGCGGCTCGATATGGAACCATTTTCAAGTAAGTAAACTCTCCGTTGGGATAGCTTTTATGCCACTGAGTGAAGGTATAACATAAAGGTAAAGATACCATTCTCTAGGTTCTACATAAATATTGTAGCTATGTGTTTAGGAActatttgaatttgtttat from Anopheles merus strain MAF unplaced genomic scaffold, AmerM5.1 LNR4001152, whole genome shotgun sequence encodes the following:
- the LOC121603352 gene encoding LOW QUALITY PROTEIN: scaffold protein salvador-like (The sequence of the model RefSeq protein was modified relative to this genomic sequence to represent the inferred CDS: inserted 2 bases in 2 codons; substituted 1 base at 1 genomic stop codon), with the protein product MLSRKSKDKSIKEGVVGKYVKKDTPPEIPTVNVWTTEQNKSKLAKARRTSQQVVSNPGQPPGLPLTANSSNIQNLQKFGNSKVLTKVGGLGHEGKYTPSNNVPNLAHKFVSISPNTEPSGLNLMNGNAIQLPLILVKTPTSNMGISVPMNDVRNNNSHGNYVDIDTIDQILMQQSEANQYRLQKQQQQQQMFLQEEHDQKQLQQQHLQQFERQLSYNQHHANNHRNGFDNFGHLLRNGSPIAASGTSGNSLTNEQTLFIRHYSTRQPPQHSSSSQQPQSQHQSETAQQDHLYPIYENQSRLIGRPESPIYSNTNSGTLYQNYSSNNSSHQSLYSNVCQXRPWAHTITSIASFLSSGQTQPLYSNMIVGSGKPNGVTYGEVILRTARIGPTGVAGSSVAAQRGITQGPAGQQPEGDSSEDELMLPPGWSVDYTLRGRKYYIDHNTKTTHWAHPLDRKALPTGWQRIEAARYGTIFNYITAEQTLPYLTSCFLPHXAPVEIPRPIVSHFSRHSALVPANPYNTEKVPEWLFLYAKSSSEKDHXIKWDMFQLQQLEDFLGIMKKLYRQECNIIVAKYEVIRIQIHSRMQELRRI